The Crassaminicella indica genomic interval ATTATAAACTCTAAAGATCATCTTGAAGTACTCTACAAAGGAAACTCCGTTTGGCTTGAAAATATAAATACAAATACACAAATGAGTACCGTAAGAGTTCTTGAAAATAACGAAATTATTACAATACCTGTTTCAGAATTAAGAGAAACAGGAAGAGAGCTAAAATAAACAAAAGCCACTATTATTAAATAGTGACTTTTAAAATAATATTATTTAGTTATCAGCTTAAGTTCAACTGGAATAAAGCTTTCTACTGCTTCTCCTTTAATAACTTTTACAGCATTTTCAACACCTAAAGAACCAATTAATTTTGGCTGTTGTGCTACAGTTGCAGCCATTTCTCCATTCTTTACTGATTTTACTGCATCATCTGTTGCATCAAAGCCAACTACTAAAATATCTCTTCCAGAAGCTTTAATAGCTTCATAAGCACCTAAAGCCATTTCATCGTTGTGTGCAAATACTGCATTAATTTCCGGTTGAGCTTGTAATATATTCTCCATAACAGATAACCCTTGTGTACGGTCAAAGTTTGCAGTTTGTTTTGCTACTACTTCAATATCAGATGCTTTAATCGCATCATTAAATCCTTGACCACGATCTCTAGCAGCAGAAGTTCCTGCAATACCTTCTAATTCAACAACCTTTCCTTTATTTTCTAGCTTTTCAACAATAAAATCTCCAGCCATTTTTCCACCAGCAATATTATCTGAAGCTATATGAGTTACTACTTCACCCTTATTAGCTCCTCTATCTAAAGTAATTACTGGAATACCTGCTTTGTTTGCAACTTTTACTGCATTGCCTACTGCATCTGAATCTGTAGGATTTATTAAGATCACTGATACCCCTTGAGTAACTAAATCTTCTACGTTTGAAAGTTCTTTGTTTGGATCGTTTTGTGAATCTAAAACAACTAATTCATATCCTAAATCTTTAGCTTTCTCTTCTGCACCTTCCTTTAAGCTAACAAAGAACGGATTGTTTAGTGTAGAAATTACTAAACCGATTTTGTTAGATGCTTCTTTCTCCTGCTTCCCGCATCCTGCAAAAACACCCATAGCCACTAGCACAACCAACATTAAAGCAACTAATTTTTTCACAATAATTCCTCCTTTAAATTATATTATTTATTTTTTTTGCGGTCTAATAAAACCGCAATTAATATAACAAAACCTTTCACTAACAATTGATAATATGAAGAAACATCCATTAAGTTAAGAGCATTATTTAAAATACCAATGATTAATGCACCTACGATAGTACCTAAAATACTACCGTCACCTCCAGCCAAGCTTGTTCCTCCTAAAACTACTGCTGCAATTGCATCTAGTTCATATCCTGTACCAGCTTGTGGTTGTGCAGAAGATAATCTAGCTGTGATAATCATACCAGCTAAAGCTGCTAAAGCCCCACTAATCCCATATACATAAAGCTTAATTCTATCAATATTTATTCCAGATAGCTTTGTTGCTTCTTCATTTCCCCCTAAGGCATAAACATATCTTCCTAAAGGTGTATGCTTTAGGACATAATAACCTACTGCAAAAACAATAATCATAATATATATAGGAATAGGAATTCCTAAGAAATCACCAGAACCCATTTCTGAAAACAAATCTGCTATTGGTGAATCTCCTGTACTTATTGGCTTTCCATCTGTGTATACTAAAGTATAACCACGTACTAAAGTCATCATAGCTAAAGTTGCGATAAATGGCTGAATCTTTCCCTTGCTGATCACTAGACCATTCAATATACCAATAATAGCTCCAATGGCTATTCCTATCAAAATTGCTATAAAAACATTCATTCCACTAGATATTAATGTAGCCACAACAGCACCTGTAATTGCCAATATCGATCCTACAGAAAGATCAATACCACCTGTTAATATAACAAAAGTCATACCTGCTGCAATAATCGAATTAATTGAAGTTTGTCTAAGCACATTTAATATATTTGATATACGCATAAATCTAGGATTGATTATAGAAATAATCAGAGAAAATAGAATAAGTCCTATAACAGATTTATATTTTATCAAAAGTTCTTTTTTACTTTCTTTCATGCTACTTATCCTCCTTTATCCCTATTGCAAAGCGCATAATATCTTCTTGAGTTGCATTGTTTGCTTGAATTTCACCTGTAATTTCACCTTCATGCATCACCAAAATTCTATCAGACATTCCCAATATCTCTGGTATTTCAGATGAAATCATTATAATGCTCATTCCATCTTTTTTATAAGCATTTATCAAATCATATATTTCCTTTTTTGCACCCACATCTACGCCTCTTGTAGGTTCATCCAAAATCAAAACCTTCGGTAAAGTCATTAAGCTTTTTGCAATAGATACCTTTTGTTGATTCCCTCCACTTAAATTTTTCACTAGCTGATTCATACTAGGAGTTTTAATTGACATAGAATCGATATATTGCTGTGATATTGTTTTCTCCTTATTTTCATTAATTTTACCTAAAAAGCCTGTTAAATTTTTCAATGCTGAAATATGCATATTTTCCTTTACACTCAACCCTAAAATAAGACCATTTCCTTTTCTATCCTCTGATACATAAGAAATACCTTTTTCTATTGCATCCTTTGGATGCTTAATTGTAACAGGTTTTCCTTCAATATAGATTTCTCCTTTATCAATAGGCAAATATCCATAAATACTTTGTGCAAGCTCTGTGCGTCCTGCACCCATTAATCCTGAAATCCCTAGTATTTCTCCTTTTCTTAGAAAAAAACTTACATTTTTTAAATATTTATTTTTTAAATTTTTTACCTCTAAAATAATTTCTCCTATATTACTTTCTACTTTTGGAAATTGTTCTGTCAGCTTTCTTCCCACCATTAATTCAATCATTTCATCTTCATGAATGTTGTCAATAGATCTTTCGGCTATAAACATTCCATCTCTTAAAATAGTAATATCATCACAAATCTCAAATA includes:
- a CDS encoding H-type small acid-soluble spore protein; the encoded protein is MLTKRAKEIINSKDHLEVLYKGNSVWLENINTNTQMSTVRVLENNEIITIPVSELRETGRELK
- the rbsB gene encoding ribose ABC transporter substrate-binding protein RbsB, whose protein sequence is MKKLVALMLVVLVAMGVFAGCGKQEKEASNKIGLVISTLNNPFFVSLKEGAEEKAKDLGYELVVLDSQNDPNKELSNVEDLVTQGVSVILINPTDSDAVGNAVKVANKAGIPVITLDRGANKGEVVTHIASDNIAGGKMAGDFIVEKLENKGKVVELEGIAGTSAARDRGQGFNDAIKASDIEVVAKQTANFDRTQGLSVMENILQAQPEINAVFAHNDEMALGAYEAIKASGRDILVVGFDATDDAVKSVKNGEMAATVAQQPKLIGSLGVENAVKVIKGEAVESFIPVELKLITK
- the rbsA gene encoding ribose ABC transporter ATP-binding protein RbsA, with protein sequence MSHVVLEMKRITKEFPGVKALKGVDFKIYKGKVMALLGENGAGKSTLMKIMTGVYEKTSGEMYYKGEKVDFKEPKESQEKGIAIIHQELNLVNQLTIGENIFLGREPRNRFGKINWKKLYDESKKLLDKLGVEEDPKTLVGELSVGKQQMVEIAKALSLNAQVIVMDEPTDALTDKETISLFKVIRELRDEGKSIVYISHRLKEIFEICDDITILRDGMFIAERSIDNIHEDEMIELMVGRKLTEQFPKVESNIGEIILEVKNLKNKYLKNVSFFLRKGEILGISGLMGAGRTELAQSIYGYLPIDKGEIYIEGKPVTIKHPKDAIEKGISYVSEDRKGNGLILGLSVKENMHISALKNLTGFLGKINENKEKTISQQYIDSMSIKTPSMNQLVKNLSGGNQQKVSIAKSLMTLPKVLILDEPTRGVDVGAKKEIYDLINAYKKDGMSIIMISSEIPEILGMSDRILVMHEGEITGEIQANNATQEDIMRFAIGIKEDK
- the rbsC gene encoding ribose ABC transporter permease; this encodes MKESKKELLIKYKSVIGLILFSLIISIINPRFMRISNILNVLRQTSINSIIAAGMTFVILTGGIDLSVGSILAITGAVVATLISSGMNVFIAILIGIAIGAIIGILNGLVISKGKIQPFIATLAMMTLVRGYTLVYTDGKPISTGDSPIADLFSEMGSGDFLGIPIPIYIMIIVFAVGYYVLKHTPLGRYVYALGGNEEATKLSGINIDRIKLYVYGISGALAALAGMIITARLSSAQPQAGTGYELDAIAAVVLGGTSLAGGDGSILGTIVGALIIGILNNALNLMDVSSYYQLLVKGFVILIAVLLDRKKNK